The proteins below are encoded in one region of Leptospira montravelensis:
- a CDS encoding alkaline phosphatase family protein translates to MKKTKTNSFQKTVVIDVVGLSSHLVCEFTPFLKQFLEKRNTILIEPMIPAVTTSVQSTYLTGKWPNQHGIVGNGWYDHKDSEIKFWKQSNHLVESEKIWERAKKIDPQFTCSKMFWWYNMYASADYSVTPRPQYHADGVKAPDCYSNPPELRDELQNELGQFPLFHFWGPNANIKSTQWIADATLFVDKKYNPTLTLVYLPHLDYCLQKFGPDLSKIQKELSEIDTVLKQLIEYYEGQNTKIILLSEYGMTPVHRPIHINRILRENGLLSLRKERWYELLDPGASKAFAVSDHQISHIYCKDSETKTKVERIVKNIPGILLVLDKKAQKKYHLDHERSGDLVLVADSDSWFTYYYWLDDAKAPDYARLVDIHRKPGYDPCEMFLDPKKPGVKLRVGLKLLQKKLGFRYLMNVIPLDAHLVKGSHGSIHEKKEFYPLFSGGQSYPRKEISANKVYDLIWDQMTAKI, encoded by the coding sequence ATGAAAAAAACAAAAACTAACTCATTCCAAAAAACAGTTGTCATCGATGTTGTGGGACTTAGTTCTCATTTGGTTTGTGAATTTACTCCTTTTCTCAAACAGTTTTTAGAAAAAAGAAATACAATACTCATTGAACCAATGATCCCTGCTGTGACTACCAGTGTTCAATCCACGTATTTGACAGGGAAGTGGCCTAACCAACATGGAATCGTTGGGAATGGTTGGTATGATCACAAAGACTCAGAAATTAAATTTTGGAAACAATCCAACCATCTAGTAGAGAGTGAAAAAATTTGGGAAAGGGCAAAGAAGATCGATCCCCAATTCACTTGTTCAAAAATGTTCTGGTGGTACAATATGTACGCAAGTGCTGATTATTCGGTGACACCGAGGCCACAATACCATGCAGATGGTGTGAAGGCACCTGATTGTTATTCTAATCCCCCGGAACTTCGAGACGAATTACAAAATGAACTAGGTCAGTTTCCACTTTTCCATTTTTGGGGACCAAATGCCAATATAAAATCTACACAATGGATAGCGGATGCAACACTCTTCGTAGATAAAAAATATAACCCCACACTCACATTGGTTTATCTTCCGCATTTAGATTATTGTTTGCAAAAATTTGGACCAGACCTTTCAAAAATTCAAAAGGAACTTTCAGAAATTGATACGGTTCTTAAACAATTAATTGAATACTACGAAGGACAAAATACAAAAATCATTTTGTTATCAGAATATGGAATGACTCCAGTCCATCGTCCGATTCATATCAATCGAATCCTCCGAGAGAATGGTTTACTTTCACTTCGTAAGGAACGATGGTATGAACTTTTAGATCCAGGTGCGTCAAAGGCGTTTGCGGTCTCGGACCACCAAATTAGTCATATTTATTGCAAAGATTCCGAAACAAAAACAAAGGTAGAAAGGATTGTAAAAAACATTCCAGGAATTCTCCTTGTTTTAGATAAAAAAGCGCAAAAGAAATATCATTTGGACCACGAACGTTCCGGTGATTTAGTATTAGTAGCAGATTCAGATTCTTGGTTTACCTACTATTACTGGTTAGATGATGCGAAAGCACCAGATTATGCTCGTTTGGTGGATATTCACAGGAAACCTGGATATGATCCTTGTGAGATGTTTTTAGATCCTAAAAAACCAGGCGTTAAATTGAGAGTAGGGCTGAAATTATTACAAAAAAAACTAGGATTTCGCTACCTTATGAATGTGATCCCTTTGGATGCCCATTTGGTAAAAGGCTCTCACGGGTCTATACATGAAAAAAAGGAATTTTACCCTTTATTTTCGGGAGGTCAGTCATACCCCCGAAAAGAAATTTCTGCTAATAAAGTGTACGATTTGATTTGGGATCAGATGACAGCAAAGATTTAA